Below is a window of Dietzia timorensis DNA.
CACCGACCACAACGGCTTCTACGGAGTCGTGCGCTTCGCCGAGGCAGCCGCAGAACACGGCATCGCGACCGTCTTCGGCTCCGAACTCACCCTCCCCGGCGACGAACACCTCCTTGTCCTCGCCCGCGGCAACGAAGGCTATCGGCGCCTGTCTGCGAGCATCGCGGAGGCACATATGCGGGGAGGGGAGAAGGGGGTCCTCTCCTACGACATCGACGCACTTGCCGAGGCATCCGAGGGGCAATGGCAGATCCTCACCGGATGCCGAAAGGGCGCAGTACGGCGGGCGCTCGCCGGAGGCGGAACCGAGGCGGCGCGCACCGAACTGCGCCGGCTCGCCGCGCTCTTCGGGCACGGCAACATCGCGGTCGAACTGACCCTGCACGGCGAACCCGAGGACACCGAACGCTGCGACGCGCTCGCCCGGCTCGCAGAAGAAGAAGGCATGCCGATCGTCGCGACGACCGCGGCGCACTGCGCCACCCCCGCAGATGCCCGGCTCTCCTCTGCGATGGCCGCGCTCGCCGCCCGCGATTCGCTCGACGATCACGCGGCCCGGCTGGCACCGGCCGGGGGACACTTCCTGCGTTCTGCGCAGGAGATGGAGCAGCTTTTCCGGAGGTGGCCGGACGCCGTTACCAACACCCAGAAGATCGCGAAGGAAGCCGCATTCGACCTGCGACTCGTGGCCCCGAACCTACCGCCCTTCGATGTGCCCGAAGGCCACGACGAGGCGAGCTGGCTCTGCGAGCTCGCGCGCAGGGGCGGAAAGCGTAGGTTCCTCGGCAAGAAGCACGAACGCGAGGGGTTCGCGCAGATCGAGAAGGAACTGGAGGTGATCTGCCAGCTCGGGTTCCCCGGCTACTTCCTGGTCGTGCACGACATCGTCGAGTTCTGCCGAGCGGAGGCGATCCTGTGCCAGGGGCGCGGGTCCGCGGCGAACTCGGCGGTGTGCTTCGCGCTCGGGATCACGGCGATCGACCCCGTCGGTGCGGGCCTACTGTTCGAGCGGTTCCTCTCGCCCGAACGCGACGGGCCGCCCGATATCGATATCGACATCGAGTCAGGGCGGCGTGAGGAAGTCATCCAGCACGTCTACAACGCATACGGGCGCCGGCATGCCGCGCAGGTCGCCAACGTCATCACCTACCGCGGGCGTTCGGCGGTCCGCGATGCGGCGAAGGCGCTCGGTTACTCGCCGGGCCAGCAGGACGCGTGGTCCAAGGGGGTGGACAGGTGGTCCGGGCTAGGCGCCGAGAGCCGGGAGAAATCCGAGGGCACCGTGCCAGAGGATGTGCTGCACCTCGCGCGGCAATTCGTCGGGTTGCCCAGGCACCTAGGCATCCACTCCGGCGGCATGGTGATGTGCGACCGGCCCGTCGCCGAGGTCGTGCCCACCGAATGGGCGCGCATGGAAAATCGCAGCGTGCTGCAGTGGGACAAGGACGACTGCGCAGCCGTCGGCCTGGTCAAATTCGATCTCCTGGGGCTCGGCATGCTCACCGCCATCCACGAGGCGATGGATCTCGCCCTCGCGCACAAGGACCTCGACGTCGACCTCGCCGACCTCGACCTCTCCGACCCGGAGATCTACGAGATGCTGTGCCGCGCCGACACCGTCGGGGTGTTCCAGGTCGAGTCGCGCGCGCAGATGTCCACACTGCCGCGCCTGCGACCGCGCACGTTCTACGACCTCGTCGTCGAGGTGGCGCTTATCCGCCCGGGCCCCATCCAGGGCGGATCCGTGCACCCCTACATCCGTAGAAGGAACGGGCGGGAGAAGGTGACCTACGACCACCCGGCGCTTGAGAAGTCGCTCGGGCGTACGCTCGGCATCCCGCTGTTCCAGGAGCAGCTCATGCAGATCGCGACCGACCTCGCCGGATTCACCGGTGCCGAGGCCGACCAGCTTCGCCGTGCGATGGGATCCAAACGCTCGCCGGAGAAAATGGAACGCCTACGCCGCCGCTTCTTCGACGGAATGCGCGAGCTCCACGGCATCGGCGACGGCCCGCCCGGCACGCCCGAATCGATCGAGGTCGGGCAGAAGGTGTGGGAGAAGATCGTCGCGTTCGCCGCCTATGGCTTCCCCGAATCGCACTCCCAGTCCTTCGCCTCGATCGTGTACTACTCCGCGTGGTTCAAGCGCTACCACCCGGCGATCTTCTGCGCCGCCCTGCTCCGCGCCCAACCGATGGGCTTCTACTCCCCGCAGTCCCTCGTCGCCGACGCCCGTCGGCACGGGGTCACGGTGCACCGACCCTGCGTCAACCGCTCGCAGGCGCTGGCCGACTGCGAGGCCGGGGGCACCGAGGTCCGCCTCGGTCTCGCGTCGGTGCGGGGGCTCGGCAAAGATGTCGCCGAGCGCATCGCCGATGCCCGCGACCGGCACGGCCCGTTCCGCGATGCCGCCGACCTGTCCGCCCGCGCGGACCTGTCGGTCAAACACATGGAGTCCCTGGCCACCGCGGGGGCGCTCGACGCGCTCGTCGCCGTCGCCGATGCGCGCTCCAGCCGCCGCGCCGCGCTGTGGTCGGCGGCGACCGCGGCGCGCCATAAGGAGGGCATGCTGCCCGGGCTCAGCCAGGTCGAGGCGCCGTCGTTGCCCGGGATGAGCCTCGTGGAACTCGCCACCGCGGATCTCGCGATCACCGGGATCACTCCCGACTGCTATCCCACGGAGTTCGCGCGCACCTTTCTGGATGACGCCGGAGTGCTGCAGGTTTCCGGACTCGCCGCGGTGCCCGACGGCACCAGGATCCGCGTCGCCGGGGCGATCACCCACCGCCAGCGGCCGGCCTCGGCCGAGGGCGTCACGTTCCTGTCTCTCGAGGACGAAACGGGGATGGCAAATGTCGTGTGCTCGCGAGGACTGTGGTCCCGGTACCGGCCGATCGTGTCCTCGGCGCCGTCGGTCGTGGTCCGCGGCATCGTCGAGAACGCCTCCGGCGCCGTCAACGTGGTGGCCGACAAGATCGAACGGCTACACCTGGGCATGGCCATCGGCCGCAGCCGCGATTTCCAGTAGCGGTAGCACGCCGGCGGACCGAGACGAATGCCCAGGGAGTCACAGGTCGCCGAGCCGAACCTCCCTCTCGGCGACTCCGGTCTCGCGATCGCCAGGACCCCGGTCCCGGTCGTCGGGCGTGCGTGCCGGGTGCCGCAGGGCAGTCCAGCGCTCGGCCAGGTACGGGCCGAGGTTGGCCATCCGGAACATACCGAGCCAGGACTCGCGGTGGACGAAGAGCGCGACTACGGTGCCTCCGGCAGCGAGGATCCAGGACACGACGAACAACGCGCCGAACACCCACGCGGCGGCGCCCAGCGCGGGCATATCCCAAAGCCGGCCGAGGATGAGCAGGCCCGGAGCCACCGAGGTCAGCGGATACACCGGCGCCCACCACGCGGGCGTGAACGGCATCGCGCGGCGAAACCCGGAAAACATCTTGACCAGCGCCCACGCGAAAGCGAGAGCCCCGAGCGGAAGCAGGACGACGCCCTGGACCGAGGCGGCCGCCCACATCCACCGCCCGGCCTCGACGGAGGCGAAGCCCTCGACGTTGTGTGCCTGCATCTGCGAGGCGGTCGCGCACTGCCCGACGAGACCGAGCGGGACGGCGGCGGTCGGCACCGCCGCCAGGGGGAGCGGCGTGCGCCACCAATGATGGGCGTAGCCCACCACGAAAATCACCGCGGCGGACACGACGCCGCACAGGAAGAACGCGGCGCTGAGCATGGCGAGGGCGAAGGACACGACCGCATGGCCGTGCAGGACACCGAGCCAGGCGCTCGAGTTCGAGGCGATGACCAGCGGCATGACGGCGCCGCCCCAGCCGAAGGTGGGAGTGCCGGCGCGGCCGGCGCGCACGCGGTGGGCAAAGACGACCGGAACGACGAGCGCGAGGCCGGCCCCGACGAGCAGGCACACCCAAATGATCAGCCGGGCCGGGACGAGACCGGACGGGAAAAATGCCGCCACGAGCAGGCTCGAACACACCCCGAGCGAGAGGAGGCCCATGGCGACCTGGCCCCACACGAGAACCTCGGCGCCGGCGCCCCACGATCGTCGCCACACGGTGCGTTCCTGGGCCGAGCGGACAAGAAAGTGCGCCGTCAGGAAGCCACACAACAGCAACGTCGCGATCCAGAAGACCAGCGAAGGAACGGCGAGCGCGTGCGCGACGGCGGAGTGTTCGGTCTGCAAGCCGGGGCCGAAATAGACGAATAGCAGGATCGGGAACATGGTGGTGCCCATGACGGCCCCGAACCACACCGGACCCGGAGCGGGGAGGGGCGCCGACCACGGGCCGTGGCGGGCGTCGAGGCGCGTGTAGGACATGGGTCAGCAGCCGCCGCGGAATCCCTGCTGGCGCCATGCCTCGTACACGGCGACCGCCGCCGCGTTCGACAGGTTCATCGAGCGGCGTCCGGGGAGCATCGGGATGCGCAGCTGCGCGGTGATGCGCGAATCGGCGAGCACCGCCTCGTCGAGGCCGGTGGGCTCGGGGCCGAAGAGCAGCACGTCGGAGGGCTCGAAGGCGACGTCGGTGTGGTGGGTGGTGGCGTGCGCGGTGAACGCGAACACGCGCGCCGGGAGGAGGCGGGCGAACGCGGCCTCGATGTCGTCGTGGACGACGACGTGGGCGAGGTCATGGTAGTCGAGGCCCGCCCGGCGCAGATGAGGCTCGGACAGGTCGAAGCCGAGCGGGCCGGCGAGGTGCAGCTCGCAGCCGGTGCCGGCCGCCATGCGGATGGCGTTGCCCGTGTTCGGCGGGATACGCGGCGAATGGAACAGCACGCGCACCGGACCGGCGGACTCGCCGGGGGCGTCATGGGCGGGAAATGGTGAAGGCACGGTGGCTACCCCGCGGCCTGGGAATCGCGGCGTCCGACGTCATCGGAATTCTTGGCGGTGGGGTCCGTGGACGCGGCCGCGCAGTCGTCGCACAGAAGCACGAGGACGCGCTCGCCGCCGCGGTCGCGGTTGACGAACTCGTTGGTGGGGGCGCCGCAGTCCTCGCACTCGCCGAGCTGGCGGTAGTCCGGATCGTTCTTCGGCCCGAACTCCATGTGCATCCGCCGGTCGAAGACGTACATCGAGCCCTCCCACAGGCCGCGGTTGGCGTACTTCTCGCCGTAGCGGGCGATGCCGCCGTCGATCTGATACACCTCGGAAAAGCCGCGGGAGGTCATGAGCGAGGACAGCACCTCGCAGCGGATGCCGCCGGTGCAATAGGTGACGATCGGCTTGTCCTTGAGCTCGTCGTACTTGCCCGATTCGAGCTCGGAGATGAAATCGTGGGTCGTCGTGACGTCGGGCACGATCGCATTCTTGAACTTCCCGATTTTGGCCTCGTAGGCGTTGCGGCCATCGAAGAACACCACGTCGTCGCGGGACTCGGCGAGCGCGTTGACCTCCTCGGGCGATAGGTGCGTGCCACCGCCGACGACCCCGCCCGAGTCGACTTCGAGTTCCTCCGGGACGCCGAAGGAGACGACCTCGTCGCGGACCTTGACCGACAGGCGCGGGAAATCCGCGGCCGACCCCTCGGACCACTTGAACGGCATATCGCGAAACGGCAGGTACGCGCGGGTGGCCTTGCGATAGGCCTTGCAGTCGGCGAGCTCTCCGCCGACCGTGCCGTTGATCCCGTCGGGCGAGACGATGATGCGGCCGCGGAGGCCGAGTTTCTCGCACAACGCCTGCTGCCACAGCATGATCGCGTGCGGATCCGCCAGGGGAGTGAAGCAGTAGTACAGAAGGATCTTGCCGTTCGCCATAGGTAAATAGTGCTACGCCCGGGCGCTGGTTTCTAAATTGCCGCGTGTAGGCAGCGCGCGGCCAGCCTCAATTCTCACGGCTTTGGGCCTGTGTTGAGTGTGGGA
It encodes the following:
- a CDS encoding tRNA (cytidine(34)-2'-O)-methyltransferase produces the protein MPSPFPAHDAPGESAGPVRVLFHSPRIPPNTGNAIRMAAGTGCELHLAGPLGFDLSEPHLRRAGLDYHDLAHVVVHDDIEAAFARLLPARVFAFTAHATTHHTDVAFEPSDVLLFGPEPTGLDEAVLADSRITAQLRIPMLPGRRSMNLSNAAAVAVYEAWRQQGFRGGC
- a CDS encoding rhodanese-related sulfurtransferase — encoded protein: MANGKILLYYCFTPLADPHAIMLWQQALCEKLGLRGRIIVSPDGINGTVGGELADCKAYRKATRAYLPFRDMPFKWSEGSAADFPRLSVKVRDEVVSFGVPEELEVDSGGVVGGGTHLSPEEVNALAESRDDVVFFDGRNAYEAKIGKFKNAIVPDVTTTHDFISELESGKYDELKDKPIVTYCTGGIRCEVLSSLMTSRGFSEVYQIDGGIARYGEKYANRGLWEGSMYVFDRRMHMEFGPKNDPDYRQLGECEDCGAPTNEFVNRDRGGERVLVLLCDDCAAASTDPTAKNSDDVGRRDSQAAG
- a CDS encoding error-prone DNA polymerase; protein product: MGWFHGPAEWSEVERILSGRSAPKRPEPTESGKRVKRTGTFLPPVRHTPDEAPPNSTYAELHAHSAYSFLDGASSPEAMVAAAVDLGLSHIALTDHNGFYGVVRFAEAAAEHGIATVFGSELTLPGDEHLLVLARGNEGYRRLSASIAEAHMRGGEKGVLSYDIDALAEASEGQWQILTGCRKGAVRRALAGGGTEAARTELRRLAALFGHGNIAVELTLHGEPEDTERCDALARLAEEEGMPIVATTAAHCATPADARLSSAMAALAARDSLDDHAARLAPAGGHFLRSAQEMEQLFRRWPDAVTNTQKIAKEAAFDLRLVAPNLPPFDVPEGHDEASWLCELARRGGKRRFLGKKHEREGFAQIEKELEVICQLGFPGYFLVVHDIVEFCRAEAILCQGRGSAANSAVCFALGITAIDPVGAGLLFERFLSPERDGPPDIDIDIESGRREEVIQHVYNAYGRRHAAQVANVITYRGRSAVRDAAKALGYSPGQQDAWSKGVDRWSGLGAESREKSEGTVPEDVLHLARQFVGLPRHLGIHSGGMVMCDRPVAEVVPTEWARMENRSVLQWDKDDCAAVGLVKFDLLGLGMLTAIHEAMDLALAHKDLDVDLADLDLSDPEIYEMLCRADTVGVFQVESRAQMSTLPRLRPRTFYDLVVEVALIRPGPIQGGSVHPYIRRRNGREKVTYDHPALEKSLGRTLGIPLFQEQLMQIATDLAGFTGAEADQLRRAMGSKRSPEKMERLRRRFFDGMRELHGIGDGPPGTPESIEVGQKVWEKIVAFAAYGFPESHSQSFASIVYYSAWFKRYHPAIFCAALLRAQPMGFYSPQSLVADARRHGVTVHRPCVNRSQALADCEAGGTEVRLGLASVRGLGKDVAERIADARDRHGPFRDAADLSARADLSVKHMESLATAGALDALVAVADARSSRRAALWSAATAARHKEGMLPGLSQVEAPSLPGMSLVELATADLAITGITPDCYPTEFARTFLDDAGVLQVSGLAAVPDGTRIRVAGAITHRQRPASAEGVTFLSLEDETGMANVVCSRGLWSRYRPIVSSAPSVVVRGIVENASGAVNVVADKIERLHLGMAIGRSRDFQ